Proteins from a single region of Phycisphaeraceae bacterium D3-23:
- a CDS encoding DUF501 domain-containing protein, translating into MYFEDLTPFRPSRRRTYGWIDGPYPIGWLEVPCRFQQGDTTQEFRDRLRELCTHPVNVMRGMHHCQWCEQDGAQDVPGGNGEICVKGPTGRWYCAPTLVSHYVSSHGYRPPDEFMEAVLAPVAVMIPSCTVWSRPRQGDSHVVSKWLGRTIDQIVSVPVRREVGQPVVIENPPLQVRNAEPAPFPTLYWLVDPALTVAISEIERRGGVRVVEQRLASDSALMKMHIDDNKRYAGERWARLTAAEVRVARERGFFDVLKSSGIGGIADHTCVKCLHAQLAYHLVRLDAGGTAVGRMIEEQFGLVFRACASKRLTPQAPGR; encoded by the coding sequence ATGTACTTCGAGGACCTGACTCCATTCCGGCCCAGCAGACGCCGAACCTACGGCTGGATCGACGGCCCCTATCCCATCGGTTGGTTGGAAGTCCCGTGTCGCTTTCAACAGGGGGACACCACACAGGAGTTTCGCGATCGTTTGCGCGAATTGTGTACTCATCCCGTCAACGTGATGCGTGGGATGCATCACTGCCAGTGGTGTGAACAGGACGGTGCGCAAGATGTCCCGGGCGGTAACGGCGAAATTTGTGTTAAGGGGCCGACTGGGCGATGGTATTGCGCGCCGACCCTGGTGAGCCATTACGTGAGCTCGCATGGTTACCGGCCGCCTGACGAGTTTATGGAGGCAGTGCTGGCTCCCGTCGCCGTCATGATCCCGTCCTGTACCGTCTGGTCGAGGCCGAGACAGGGTGATTCTCACGTTGTCTCGAAATGGCTGGGCCGAACGATTGATCAAATCGTGTCGGTGCCGGTGCGACGGGAGGTGGGACAGCCCGTTGTCATTGAAAATCCGCCGCTGCAAGTGCGCAATGCTGAGCCCGCGCCGTTCCCAACGCTGTACTGGCTGGTGGATCCCGCCCTGACCGTGGCGATTTCTGAAATCGAACGCCGAGGCGGTGTGAGGGTCGTCGAGCAGAGGTTGGCATCGGACTCGGCGTTGATGAAAATGCACATCGACGACAACAAACGGTATGCGGGTGAGCGCTGGGCACGCCTGACTGCGGCCGAGGTGCGTGTGGCGAGAGAACGCGGTTTCTTTGATGTGCTCAAGTCGTCGGGGATCGGCGGCATCGCTGACCACACCTGCGTCAAGTGCCTGCACGCACAGCTTGCCTATCACCTTGTCCGACTCGATGCGGGTGGGACGGCGGTAGGGCGGATGATCGAGGAGCAGTTCGGGTTGGTTTTTAGGGCCTGCGCTTCTAAGCGACTCACCCCCCAAGCGCCCGGCCGATGA
- a CDS encoding four helix bundle protein — protein MDDKAYRKLEVRQLRMDIVDATYKLTRRLPDDERYGLISQMRRVAISIPSNIAEGYGRHHRPEYIQHLYVSRGSLMELETQLIACVRQQMIERESAIPTWALMQKNGAKLTKLIQSLG, from the coding sequence ATGGATGATAAGGCCTACCGTAAACTGGAAGTCAGACAACTTCGCATGGATATTGTCGATGCGACCTACAAGCTGACCCGCCGGTTGCCCGATGATGAACGATATGGACTGATCAGCCAGATGCGCCGAGTGGCCATCTCCATCCCCTCCAATATTGCCGAGGGATACGGCCGGCACCATCGACCCGAGTACATCCAACACCTGTATGTCAGCCGGGGCTCGCTCATGGAACTGGAAACCCAGTTGATCGCATGCGTCCGGCAGCAGATGATCGAACGAGAATCCGCGATACCCACCTGGGCGCTGATGCAGAAGAACGGCGCAAAACTCACCAAACTCATCCAATCGCTCGGCTGA
- a CDS encoding SDR family oxidoreductase, translating into MLKRILVTGGAGFLGSHICERMVNQGHDVICLDNLFTSQKHNVAHLLDAPNFEFIRHDVTNPITLEVDHIYNMACPASPVHYQYNPIKTMKVSVMGAINMLGMAKRTGARILQASTSEVYGDPTAEFHPQPEHYRGNVNPIGVRACYDEGKRAAETLFFDYHRANNVDIRVVRIFNTYGPRMHPFDGRVVTNFIVQALRGQDITIYGDGSQTRSFCYCDDLVDVIIAMMNNDDPTTASTDPDFVGPVNIGNPGEFTIKQLAEQIIELTGSSSTLTFLPLPNDDPLQRKPDIALAKEKLGWEPKVALRDGLVKTIEYFRGVDLDNFRQPTDHTAHKSSAAAHV; encoded by the coding sequence ATGCTCAAACGTATCCTCGTCACCGGCGGCGCCGGGTTCCTCGGCAGCCACATCTGCGAACGCATGGTCAACCAGGGCCACGACGTCATCTGCCTCGACAACCTCTTCACCAGCCAGAAGCACAACGTCGCGCACCTGCTCGACGCGCCCAACTTCGAGTTCATCCGCCACGACGTGACCAACCCCATCACGCTCGAGGTCGACCACATCTACAACATGGCCTGCCCCGCGTCGCCCGTCCACTACCAGTACAACCCCATCAAGACCATGAAGGTCTCCGTCATGGGCGCGATCAACATGCTCGGCATGGCCAAACGCACGGGCGCACGCATCCTCCAGGCCTCGACCTCCGAGGTCTACGGCGACCCCACCGCCGAGTTCCACCCCCAGCCCGAGCACTACCGCGGCAACGTCAACCCCATCGGCGTCCGCGCCTGCTACGACGAGGGCAAACGCGCGGCCGAGACACTCTTCTTCGACTACCACCGCGCCAACAACGTCGACATCCGCGTCGTCCGCATCTTCAACACCTACGGCCCACGCATGCACCCCTTCGACGGCCGGGTCGTCACCAACTTCATCGTCCAGGCCCTGCGCGGCCAGGACATCACGATCTACGGCGACGGCTCGCAGACACGCAGCTTCTGCTACTGCGACGACCTGGTCGACGTCATCATCGCCATGATGAATAACGACGACCCCACCACCGCCTCGACCGACCCCGACTTTGTCGGCCCGGTCAATATCGGGAACCCCGGCGAGTTCACGATCAAGCAGCTCGCCGAGCAGATCATCGAGCTGACCGGCTCGTCGAGCACGCTGACGTTTTTGCCGCTGCCCAACGACGACCCGCTGCAGCGCAAGCCCGACATCGCGCTGGCCAAGGAGAAGCTGGGCTGGGAGCCCAAGGTCGCGCTGCGCGACGGGCTGGTCAAGACCATCGAGTACTTCCGCGGGGTCGACCTCGACAACTTCCGCCAGCCGACGGACCACACGGCCCATAAGTCGTCGGCCGCGGCACACGTGTAA
- a CDS encoding isoprenylcysteine carboxylmethyltransferase family protein — MPLIAHALHDPAASAWPDGPVLVVTLCVWWYWSAVVALSWLRRRWTGQRGALRPRAASDRWLMRFWVLVIVAWNALPAIGLHKGAPPFGPFDAAFDVPLVFLRWAAAAGAVGCVVVTVRCWVEMGRDWSVAIVDDGEEQGLVTTGLFGWVRHPIYALSVLMVVLTAVAVMSWPMALVAAAHITMMNLKARREEQALLGVFGDAYRDYMKTTGRFVPRW; from the coding sequence ATGCCCTTGATCGCACATGCCTTACACGACCCTGCTGCGTCTGCCTGGCCGGACGGCCCGGTACTTGTGGTGACGCTGTGCGTGTGGTGGTATTGGTCGGCGGTGGTGGCGCTGTCTTGGCTACGCCGCCGGTGGACGGGCCAGCGCGGCGCGCTTCGGCCGCGCGCGGCGAGCGACCGCTGGCTGATGCGGTTCTGGGTGCTCGTCATCGTCGCATGGAACGCGCTCCCCGCGATCGGTCTGCATAAAGGCGCGCCGCCGTTTGGCCCGTTCGATGCGGCGTTTGATGTGCCGCTGGTGTTTCTACGATGGGCCGCCGCGGCCGGGGCGGTGGGGTGCGTGGTGGTGACGGTGCGCTGCTGGGTCGAGATGGGGCGCGACTGGTCGGTCGCCATCGTCGACGACGGCGAGGAGCAGGGTCTGGTCACGACCGGGCTCTTTGGCTGGGTCCGCCACCCGATCTACGCGCTGAGCGTGCTGATGGTCGTGCTCACGGCCGTCGCGGTGATGAGCTGGCCCATGGCGCTCGTCGCGGCGGCGCACATTACGATGATGAACCTCAAGGCCCGCCGCGAAGAGCAGGCGCTCCTCGGCGTGTTCGGCGATGCCTACCGCGACTACATGAAGACCACCGGGCGGTTTGTGCCCCGGTGGTAG
- a CDS encoding thioesterase domain-containing protein yields the protein MLLSAPMLTGCGMTQPVSYEGVERGGSSFYLLGLWNVFSKGLDDVAGGLQDEGYHGQSMPGPEWPGLCSAIEELEASGELRRPLVLSGHSLGADKALLLAAALERKGIAVDYVLLLDATNPRTVPANVTRCHNIYLSHPATDWIPAFRGIAVRAESDETELVNYNVRQSSDESLSRGDFDHFNIEADPEVQQLMIDLVRAVFDGEEDVAGVLPSVVEPDDSD from the coding sequence TTGCTGCTGTCGGCCCCGATGCTGACCGGCTGCGGGATGACCCAGCCCGTGAGCTACGAGGGCGTCGAGCGCGGAGGCAGCTCGTTCTATCTGCTCGGGCTTTGGAACGTGTTTTCCAAAGGGCTCGACGATGTTGCGGGCGGGCTGCAAGATGAGGGCTACCACGGCCAGTCGATGCCCGGGCCCGAGTGGCCTGGGCTGTGCAGCGCGATCGAAGAACTGGAGGCCAGCGGCGAGCTGCGTCGGCCCCTCGTCTTGAGTGGGCACTCGCTGGGCGCCGATAAGGCGCTGCTGCTCGCGGCGGCGCTCGAACGCAAGGGGATCGCCGTCGACTACGTCCTCCTGCTGGACGCGACCAACCCGCGCACCGTGCCGGCCAACGTCACGCGCTGCCACAACATCTATCTGTCGCACCCCGCGACGGACTGGATCCCCGCGTTCCGTGGGATTGCGGTGCGCGCAGAGAGCGATGAGACCGAGCTGGTGAACTACAACGTGCGCCAAAGCTCGGATGAATCGCTGAGTCGCGGCGACTTCGACCACTTCAATATCGAGGCCGACCCCGAGGTGCAGCAATTGATGATTGATTTGGTGCGCGCGGTGTTTGATGGCGAGGAGGATGTCGCCGGCGTCTTGCCGTCCGTGGTCGAGCCGGACGACTCGGACTAA
- a CDS encoding acyltransferase family protein — MTQTHPSPTPAKAPRFHGFDALRGGAMLLGIVLHAAITYMVRPMDGLLWPLEDQPTSYGFDVVFWWIHGWRIPLFFVMAGFFAAMLARRRGADGFIKHRVLRILIPVTAATLTILPAMYYLWGWGWRVEGRATWNEVARVSFEDAAIDTGYLGPAHLWFLNYLVVFAFAYWGILKWRSPRIASVGGPDEERKTAPTDSSRGLHSEIAPGPGVRALYNSGLRPFVFALPTFAALYFFPGMYLDYHHILPRTGGQWVFEVVQIAYQGYFFAVGVYLFRLHRDMAALTKWTGAYLVGSLAAFGVAMVYARRYFEHVDSGGAFGALDRLGLAVGVSLFCWLMVWGMVGLGLTVLARPRAWVRWLSDSAYWVYLVHLPLVGLGVMLLRDWPVSPWVKFSLIVAAAGVATLVSYRYLVRFTWLGRALNGPRGGGARPSGARSRGS; from the coding sequence TTGACCCAAACGCATCCATCCCCGACGCCCGCCAAGGCCCCGCGTTTCCACGGGTTTGATGCGTTGCGTGGCGGGGCGATGCTGCTGGGGATCGTGCTGCACGCGGCGATCACCTACATGGTTCGGCCGATGGACGGGCTGCTCTGGCCGCTCGAAGACCAGCCGACGAGCTACGGGTTCGACGTGGTGTTTTGGTGGATCCACGGCTGGCGGATCCCGTTGTTCTTTGTCATGGCCGGGTTCTTCGCGGCGATGCTGGCAAGGCGGCGCGGCGCGGACGGGTTTATCAAGCACCGTGTGTTGCGCATCCTGATCCCCGTGACGGCGGCGACGCTGACGATCCTCCCCGCGATGTACTACCTCTGGGGCTGGGGCTGGCGGGTCGAGGGCCGGGCGACGTGGAACGAGGTCGCGCGGGTGAGTTTTGAGGACGCCGCGATCGACACGGGCTACCTCGGGCCGGCACATCTTTGGTTCCTGAACTACCTCGTCGTGTTTGCGTTTGCGTACTGGGGGATTCTGAAATGGCGAAGCCCACGGATTGCATCCGTGGGTGGTCCAGATGAAGAACGTAAGACGGCACCCACGGATTCAAGCCGTGGGCTTCATAGCGAGATCGCGCCGGGGCCCGGGGTGCGGGCGCTTTACAATTCGGGGCTACGGCCGTTCGTGTTTGCGCTGCCGACATTTGCGGCGCTCTATTTTTTCCCGGGGATGTACCTCGACTACCACCATATCCTGCCGCGCACCGGCGGGCAGTGGGTGTTCGAGGTCGTGCAGATCGCGTACCAGGGCTACTTCTTCGCGGTTGGGGTGTACCTGTTCCGCCTGCACCGCGACATGGCGGCGCTGACGAAGTGGACCGGGGCGTACCTGGTCGGCTCACTCGCGGCGTTTGGGGTCGCGATGGTGTATGCCCGGCGGTATTTCGAGCACGTGGATAGCGGCGGGGCGTTTGGGGCGCTGGATCGGCTCGGCCTGGCGGTGGGCGTGTCGCTGTTCTGCTGGCTGATGGTGTGGGGGATGGTCGGGCTGGGGCTCACGGTGTTGGCCAGGCCGCGGGCGTGGGTGCGGTGGCTGAGCGACTCGGCGTACTGGGTATATCTCGTGCACCTGCCGCTGGTCGGCCTGGGGGTCATGCTCCTGCGCGACTGGCCGGTGTCGCCCTGGGTGAAGTTCTCACTGATCGTCGCGGCGGCCGGTGTGGCGACGCTGGTGAGCTACCGTTATCTTGTGCGGTTCACTTGGCTGGGGCGGGCGCTCAATGGCCCGCGCGGCGGCGGGGCTCGGCCGTCGGGGGCCAGGTCTCGGGGCTCCTGA
- a CDS encoding DUF2959 domain-containing protein, protein MKKLPLIVLLLCVAGLMPGCKTAYMKAMETFGYEKRHQLVDRVEDARDKQEDAKEEFSSALEEFRTVVDFDEGSDLEAMHKKLNRAYERSQSSADGVKDKIESVEFVANAMFREWQSELDEYSNADLRRSSEQQLNDTKARYERMLNAMRRAEESMQPVLDALHDQVLFLKHNLNAQAIASIQDTAAGIQDDVSELIAEMERSIAEANVFIEQMGGE, encoded by the coding sequence ATGAAAAAGCTCCCCCTGATCGTCCTCCTGCTCTGCGTCGCCGGCCTGATGCCGGGCTGCAAGACCGCGTATATGAAGGCCATGGAGACGTTCGGGTACGAGAAGCGGCATCAGCTCGTGGACCGTGTCGAGGATGCCCGCGATAAGCAGGAAGACGCCAAGGAAGAGTTCAGTTCCGCGCTCGAGGAGTTTCGGACCGTCGTCGACTTCGATGAGGGCAGCGACCTCGAGGCGATGCACAAAAAGCTCAACCGCGCTTACGAGCGCAGCCAGTCCTCGGCCGACGGCGTGAAGGACAAGATCGAGTCGGTGGAGTTCGTCGCCAACGCCATGTTCCGTGAGTGGCAGAGCGAGCTGGACGAGTACAGCAACGCCGACCTCCGGCGAAGCAGCGAGCAGCAGCTCAACGATACCAAGGCGCGCTACGAGCGGATGCTCAATGCGATGCGCCGCGCGGAGGAGTCGATGCAGCCCGTGCTCGATGCGCTGCACGACCAGGTCTTGTTCCTGAAGCACAACCTCAACGCCCAGGCGATCGCCTCGATCCAGGACACCGCCGCGGGGATCCAGGACGACGTGAGCGAACTGATCGCGGAGATGGAACGCTCGATCGCCGAGGCCAACGTGTTCATCGAGCAGATGGGCGGGGAGTAG